CAGCAACCTCTATTACCTGATGAACTTCCGATGACGCGCAACGGCGCGGCGGTCAGGCCGCGGCCATGCCCGGCCGCACGTGCTGCACGCGGAGCGCCGCCACCAGGCCGAGCGCGGTCACGACGAGCGCGGCCGTGAACGCGGCCTCGTAAGAGTACCACTGCGCGATCAGGCCGCCCGCGAAGCCGTAAAGGGCGGTCGGCGTCTGGCACACCGTCGCCGCGCCGAGCGCGAGAGGGCGGTCGCGGTCACCGACCGACTCCAGCAGCGCGCTCGACGCCACCATCCAGACCCCATCCTGCGTGGCCCCCATGAGAACGAAGACCACCGGCAGCAGCCAGGGCGCGCCATGCGCAGCGATCAGCGCGCACGCCGGCGTCGCGAGTACGCACACGGCGACGGCGCGAACGCCCCTCGATGTCCCGAATCGATCGCAGATCCATCCCCAGAGCGGGCCGGTGGCAAGCCGCCCGACGCTCTGCACCACGGCCAGCACGCCGATCATGCGGTCGGGCGTGCCGAGGTGCTGCTGGGCGAAGAGGATGTAGAACGGCGCGGCCATGCCGGCGCCGTCGACGAGTACCCGCATGGCGATGAGACGGGCCACGCGCGGGCGGCTGCGGAGCAAGGGCCCGGCCTGCCGCAGGTAGGCCACGAAGCCGGGGCGCGGCTCCTCGCTGTTGGTCGCTCCGTGCGGTTCGCGGATCAGGAACAGCGCCGTCTGTGACACAGCCGCCCCGACACACCAGAGCCCCGCGAGGAGGGCGAAGCTGGCGGGAAAGGGCAGGCCCCCCTTGTCAAGAACGGCGGCCACCACGACGCCGGCGCCGATGGCCCCGAGGCCGCCGACGGC
The nucleotide sequence above comes from Chthonomonadales bacterium. Encoded proteins:
- a CDS encoding MFS transporter, coding for MPTTVAPPRAAGCPGAPDRGEAFAARHVRHNFVVLLVDCCAFMAGLAFLDGTTVMPVLLSRLGADDRLIGLTRVIQTLGFTLPALFAAHYIHGRAEHKPFLLATCGLARLGLLSLPIVLLAWGTRSPALSVAWILAVIGLFWLMDGACAVSWFDIVAKTIPARVRGRFFGAMQAVGGLGAIGAGVVVAAVLDKGGLPFPASFALLAGLWCVGAAVSQTALFLIREPHGATNSEEPRPGFVAYLRQAGPLLRSRPRVARLIAMRVLVDGAGMAAPFYILFAQQHLGTPDRMIGVLAVVQSVGRLATGPLWGWICDRFGTSRGVRAVAVCVLATPACALIAAHGAPWLLPVVFVLMGATQDGVWMVASSALLESVGDRDRPLALGAATVCQTPTALYGFAGGLIAQWYSYEAAFTAALVVTALGLVAALRVQHVRPGMAAA